A stretch of Mus musculus strain C57BL/6J chromosome 19, GRCm38.p6 C57BL/6J DNA encodes these proteins:
- the Slc22a12 gene encoding solute carrier family 22 member 12, whose product MAFPELLDRVGGLGRFQLFQTVALVTPILWVTTQNMLENFSAAVPHHRCWVPLLDNSTSQASIPGDLGPDVLLAVSIPPGPDQQPHQCLRFRQPQWQLTESNATATNWSDAATEPCEDGWVYDHSTFRSTIVTTWDLVCNSQALRPMAQSIFLAGILVGAAVCGHASDRFGRRRVLTWSYLLVSVSGTAAAFMPTFPLYCLFRFLLASAVAGVMMNTASLLMEWTSAQGSPLVMTLNALGFSFGQVLTGSVAYGVRSWRMLQLAVSAPFFLFFVYSWWLPESARWLITVGKLDQGLQELQRVAAVNRRKAEGDTLTMEVLRSAMEEEPSRDKAGASLGTLLHTPGLRHRTIISMLCWFAFGFTFYGLALDLQALGSNIFLLQALIGIVDFPVKTGSLLLISRLGRRLCQVSFLVLPGLCILSNILVPHGMGVLRSALAVLGLGCLGGAFTCITIFSSELFPTVIRMTAVGLCQVAARGGAMLGPLVRLLGVYGSWMPLLVYGVVPVLSGLAALLLPETKNLPLPDTIQDIQKQSVKKVTHDTPDGSILMSTRL is encoded by the exons ATGGCCTTTCCTGAACTCCTGGACCGAGTGGGGGGGCTGGGCAGGTTCCAGCTCTTCCAGACGGTGGCTCTGGTGACCCCCATTTTGTGGGTCACCACCCAGAACATGCTGGAGAACTTCTCAGCCGCAGTTCCCCACCACCGCTGTTGGGTGCCTCTCCTGGACAATAGCACCTCCCAGGCGAGTATCCCTGGGGACCTTGGACCCGATGTTCTTCTGGCCGTCTCCATCCCACCTGGTCCTGACCAGCAACCCCACCAGTGCCTCCGCTTCCGACAACCTCAATGGCAGCTTACAGAGTCCAACGCCACGGCCACCAACTGGAGTGACGCTGCCACTGAGCCATGCGAGGATGGCTGGGTTTACGACCACAGCACCTTCAGGTCCACAATCGTGACCACG TGGGACCTGGTATGTAACTCCCAGGCCCTGAGACCCATGGCCCAGTCCATCTTCCTGGCTGGAATCCTGGTAGGAGCCGCAGTGTGTGGCCATGCCTCAGATAG GTTTGGGCGCAGAAGGGTGCTGACCTGGAGCTATCTTCTGGTGTCCGTGTCCGGCACAGCAGCTGCCTTCATGCCCACCTTCCCCCTCTACTGCCTGTTTCGTTTCCTGCTGGCCTCTGCAGTGGCAGGTGTCATGATGAACACAGCCAGTCTCT TGATGGAGTGGACATCAGCCCAGGGTAGCCCTTTGGTGATGACCTTGAACGCCTTGGGCTTCAGCTTTGGGCAGGTCCTGACAGGTTCTGTGGCCTATGGTGTGCGCAGCTGGAGGATGCTACAGCTGGCTGTCTCtgcccccttcttcctcttctttgtttATTCATG GTGGCTACCAGAATCGGCACGCTGGCTCATCACGGTAGGCAAGCTGGACCAGGGCCTGCAGGAACTACAGAGGGTAGCTGCTGTCAacaggaggaaggcagagggagacacGTTGACCATGGAG GTGCTGCGGTCAGCTATGGAGGAGGAACCAAGCAGGGACAAAGCTGGTGCCAGTCTGGGCACTCTACTCCACACACCTGGGCTGCGCCACCGAACCATCATCTCCATGCTGTGCTG GTTTGCCTTTGGCTTCACCTTCTACGGCCTGGCCCTTGACCTGCAAGCCCTAGGAAGCAATATCTTCCTGCTCCAGGCACTCATCGGGATTGTGGACTTCCCGGTGAAGACAGGCAGCCTGCTGCTGATCAGCCGCTTGGGCCGGCGCCTCTGCCAGGTCAGCTTCCTGGTGCTCCCCGGACTCTGCATCCTGTCCAACATACTGGTGCCCCATG GGATGGGGGTCCTTCGCTcggccctggctgtgctggggcTGGGCTGCCTGGGGGGCGCCTTCACCTGCATCACCATCTTCTCCAGTGAGCTCTTCCCCACTGTGATCAG GATGACTGCAGTGGGCCTCTGCCAGGTGGCAGCCCGAGGGGGAGCCATGCTAGGGCCTTTGGTACGGCTGCTGGGTGTCTATGGCTCCTGGATGCCCCTGCTGGTGTATGGAGTGGTGCCAGTGTTAAGTGGCCTAGCTGCACTGCTGCTGCCTGAGACCAAGAACTTACCACTGCCTGACACCATCCAAGACATCCAGAAACA GTCAGTGAAGAAGGTAACACATGACACACCAGATGGCTCCATCCTGATGTCTACCCGGCTGTAG